Proteins from a single region of Primulina tabacum isolate GXHZ01 chromosome 5, ASM2559414v2, whole genome shotgun sequence:
- the LOC142545365 gene encoding UDP-glucuronate 4-epimerase 3-like — translation MAQLKSILSHFDTIIPYSPAKVKPDKTAAYGFHRLRFPPRITLWSFLFLFLLLLFFFCSPPSATSAGKRRSLQNTGFSGRHRLNPNWETKARNSARPRSKSGFSVLVTGAAGFVGTHVAISLKQRGDGVVGFDNFNNYYEIGLKKARKSLLERQCVFIIEGDINDAALLGRLFEIVQFTHVMHLAAQAGVRYAMQNPSSYIHSNVNGFVTLLEACKNANPQPSIVWASSSSVYGLNSKVPFSEKDRTDQPASLYAATKKAGEEIAHAYNHIYGLSITGLRFFTVYGPWGRPDMAYYFFTKDILRGKEIKIFEGANHATVARDFTYIDDVVKGCLAALDAAKKSTGSGGKKRGAAQFKIYNLGNTSPVPVAKLVSILEKLLKTKAKKKVLPMPTNGDVLFTHANISLAAKELGYKPSTDLETGLQKFVEWYLGYYGSKKKSAW, via the coding sequence ATGGCGCAACTGAAGTCCATATTGTCCCATTTTGATACGATCATCCCTTACAGTCCTGCGAAGGTCAAACCGGACAAGACGGCGGCGTACGGCTTCCACCGCTTGCGTTTTCCTCCAAGAATCACTCTTTGGTCCTTTCTGTTTCTCTTTTTGCtgcttcttttcttcttctgcTCTCCGCCTTCCGCCACTTCTGCCGGGAAGCGCCGTAGCCTCCAGAACACGGGTTTTTCGGGCCGGCATAGGTTGAACCCGAATTGGGAAACCAAGGCCCGTAATTCGGCACGTCCTCGTTCTAAATCTGGTTTCTCTGTTCTTGTCACTGGGGCTGCTGGCTTTGTTGGAACCCACGTAGCCATTTCTCTTAAACAACGAGGCGACGGCGTTGTTGGGTTTGATAATTTCAACAATTACTATGAAATCGGGCTGAAAAAAGCCCGGAAATCCCTCCTTGAGCGCCAGTGCGTGTTTATAATTGAAGGTGACATCAATGATGCTGCTTTGCTTGGTAGGTTgtttgagattgtgcagtttaCCCATGTAATGCATTTGGCTGCGCAGGCTGGTGTGCGATATGCAATGCAGAACCCCAGTTCTTATATTCATAGTAATGTTAATGGCTTCGTTACCTTGCTCGAGGCATGTAAAAATGCTAACCCTCAGCCTAGTATCGTGTGGGCCTCATCTAGTTCTGTTTATGGTCTCAATTCTAAGGTACCCTTTTCGGAAAAAGATAGGACCGACCAGCCTGCTAGTTTGTATGCAGCCACTAAAAAGGCTGGTGAAGAGATAGCACATGCTTATAATCATATTTACGGGCTTTCGATCACCGGGCTGCGTTTTTTTACTGTTTATGGGCCCTGGGGAAGACCTGACATGGCTTACTATTTCTTCACCAAGGATATATTGAGAGGGAAAGAGATAAAGATTTTTGAAGGGGCTAATCACGCTACAGTTGCTAGAGACTTTACGTACATTGATGATGTGGTGAAGGGTTGTTTGGCAGCTTTGGATGCTGCTAAGAAGAGCACGGGGAGCGGGGGGAAGAAAAGAGGTGCTGCACAGTTCAAAATCTATAATCTGGGCAATACGAGCCCTGTGCCCGTGGCGAAACTTGTGAGTATCCTAGAGAAGTTGTTGAAGACGAAAGCTAAGAAGAAGGTGTTGCCGATGCCCACGAACGGGGACGTCTTGTTCACGCACGCGAATATAAGTTTGGCTGCGAAAGAGCTTGGTTATAAGCCCAGCACTGATCTGGAGACCGGGTTGCAAAAATTCGTGGAATGGTATCTCGGTTACTACGGCTCAAAGAAAAAGAGTGCCTGGTGA
- the LOC142545363 gene encoding SPX domain-containing membrane protein At4g22990-like isoform X3, producing MVAFGKKLKQRRVEEWQGYYIDYKLMKKKVKQYANQIEAGTLDHQHILKDFKRMLDNQIETVVLFMLEQQGHLARKISHLNKQHESIQDEPHISKICELREAYRSAGQDLLKLLFFVEINAVGLRKILKKFDKRFGYKFTDYYVKTRANHPYSQLRQVFKHVGLGAVFGAISRNLADLQDRQGNYSSIYDQPLLLLQDPVVDLIKSAIDRLAHSTNFLHFLGQHALIMQEELPSPSEEHVDDQTYHFMSLMLNLVNTFLYMVNTYIIVPTADDYSMSLGAAATVCGIVIGAMAVAQIFSSVYFSAWSNKSYFRPLIFSSIVLFVGNVMYALAYDFNSLAVLLLGRLFCGFGSARAVNRRYISDCVPVEIRMQASAGFVSASALGMACGPALAGLLQTEFKIYNFTFNQVTLPGWVMVLLWLIYMICLCFSFREPAREAEVNLDPQESSAEQDKIEKGLRQPLLLPSTENGQDSDQECDESEESLEGSRLPAKSLGSAYRLLTPSVKVQLLIYFMLKYAMEILLSESSVVTTYYFCWTTGTVSIFLASLGLMVLPVNFIVGSYISNMYEDRQILLASEIVVLLGILFSFHLIIPYSVPQYVCSGLIMFVSAEVLEGVNLSLLSRVMSSRLSRGTYNGGLLSTEAGTLARVIADATITLAGYLGEGKLLNVTLLPSLVICVVSIVATCFTYNSLY from the exons ATGGTTGCATTTGGGAAAAAGTTGAAGCAAAGAAGAGTTGAAGAATGGCAAGG ATATTACATCGACTACAAATTAATGAAGAAAAAAGTGAAACAGTATGCTAATCAAATTGAAGCTGGGACATTAGATCATCAACATATTCTCAAGGATTTCAAGAGAATGCTGGATAATCAG ATTGAAACTGTGGTTCTCTTTATGTTGGAACAACAAGGCCATCTTGCAAGAAAAATCTCACACCTAAACAAGCAACACGAATCTATTCAGGATGAGCCTCACATATCGAAAATATGTGAGCTACGGGAAGCTTATAGGTCAGCTGGGCAAGATCTCTTGAAGCTTCTCTTTTTTGTTGAAATTAATGCCGTTGGTCTGCGGAAGATCcttaagaaatttgataagCGTTTTGGCTACAAGTTCACAGATTACTATGTGAAAACTCGCGCTAATCATCCTTATTCTCAGCTTCGACAAGTATTCAAGCATGTG GGGTTAGGAGCTGTTTTTGGAGCTATTTCTCGCAATCTTGCTGATCTTCAGGACCGCCAAGGAAACTACTCATCGATTTATGACCAGCCTTTACTTCTCCTCCAG GATCCTGTTGTCGATTTAATAAAATCAGCTATCGATAGATTAGCCCACTCAACGAACTTCCTCCACTTTTTGGGACAACATGCACTTATTATGCAAGAAGAGTTGCCTTCTCCATCGGAAGAACATGTTGATGATCAGACATACCATTTCATGTCGCTTATGCTGAACTTGGTGAACACATTTCTTTACATGGTGAATACATATATTATCGTTCCAACAGCAGATGACTACTCTATGAGCCTGGGAGCAGCAGCAACTGTCTGTGGAATAGTGATTGGGGCAATGGCAGTTGCGCAGatattttcttcagtttatTTTAGTGCTTGGTCTAATAAATCATACTTCAGACCTCTGATATTTAGCAGCATAGTCCTTTTTGTTGGCAATGTGATGTATGCATTGGCTTATGATTTCAATTCTTTAGCAGTGCTTCTGCTTGGTCGTCTATTTTGTGG GTTTGGCTCTGCCAGGGCTGTTAATCGCCGTTACATTAGTGACTGTGTGCCAGTCGAAATCCGGATGCAGGCTTCAGCAGGTTTTGTTAGTGCTAGTGCTCTAGGAATGGCTTGCGGCCCAGCACTAGCTGGCTTACTTCAAACTGAATTCAAGATCTACAATTTCACATTTAATCAAGTCACTCTGCCCGGTTGGGTAATGGTTCTGTTGTGGTTAATCTATATGATATGCTTGTGTTTTTCATTCCGAGAACCTGCTCGTGAGGCTGAAGTCAATCTCGACCCTCAAGAATCTAGTGCTG AGCAAGATAAGATTGAGAAGGGTCTCAGGCAACCGCTACTTCTACCATCAACTGAAAATGGACAAGACTCGGATCAAGAATGTGATGAAAGTGAAGAGTCTTTGGAGGGCTCTCGTCTACCAGCCAAATCTCTTGGATCAGCCTACAGATTACTTACGCCTTCAGTAAAG GTTCAGTTGTTGATTTACTTCATGCTTAAATATGCAATGGAGATTCTACTTTCAGAATCTAGTGTCGTCACAACCTACTATTTTTGTTGGACAACGGGAACAGTGTCTATTTTTCTTGCCTCCCTCGGCCTAATGGTTCTTCCAGTAAACTTCATTGTCGGAAGTTACATAAGCAATATGTATGAGGATAG GCAAATATTACTGGCATCTGAAATTGTTGTCTTACTTGGAATACTTTTCAGCTTCCATCTTATAATCCCTTATTCTGTTCCACAATATGTCTGCTCAGGCCTCATCATGTTTGTTTCTGCTGAAGTGCTGGAAG GAGTAAATTTGTCTCTTCTCTCCAGAGTAATGTCGTCAAGGCTTTCTCGTGGAACCTACAACGGCGGCCTTCTATCGACCGAAGCTGGAACACTCGCCCGAGTGATCGCAGATGCAACGATCACCCTCGCGGGGTATTTGGGAGAGGGTAAACTATTAAATGTGACCCTTTTACCTTCTCTTGTCATCTGTGTGGTATCCATAGTTGCTACTTGTTTTACCTACAATTCTTTGTATTGA
- the LOC142545363 gene encoding SPX domain-containing membrane protein At4g22990-like isoform X2, which translates to MARVWRVVRVQIQLGQTRKYYIDYKLMKKKVKQYANQIEAGTLDHQHILKDFKRMLDNQIETVVLFMLEQQGHLARKISHLNKQHESIQDEPHISKICELREAYRSAGQDLLKLLFFVEINAVGLRKILKKFDKRFGYKFTDYYVKTRANHPYSQLRQVFKHVGLGAVFGAISRNLADLQDRQGNYSSIYDQPLLLLQDPVVDLIKSAIDRLAHSTNFLHFLGQHALIMQEELPSPSEEHVDDQTYHFMSLMLNLVNTFLYMVNTYIIVPTADDYSMSLGAAATVCGIVIGAMAVAQIFSSVYFSAWSNKSYFRPLIFSSIVLFVGNVMYALAYDFNSLAVLLLGRLFCGFGSARAVNRRYISDCVPVEIRMQASAGFVSASALGMACGPALAGLLQTEFKIYNFTFNQVTLPGWVMVLLWLIYMICLCFSFREPAREAEVNLDPQESSAEQDKIEKGLRQPLLLPSTENGQDSDQECDESEESLEGSRLPAKSLGSAYRLLTPSVKVQLLIYFMLKYAMEILLSESSVVTTYYFCWTTGTVSIFLASLGLMVLPVNFIVGSYISNMYEDRQILLASEIVVLLGILFSFHLIIPYSVPQYVCSGLIMFVSAEVLEGVNLSLLSRVMSSRLSRGTYNGGLLSTEAGTLARVIADATITLAGYLGEGKLLNVTLLPSLVICVVSIVATCFTYNSLY; encoded by the exons ATGGCAAGGGTATGGAGAGTCGTTCGGGTTCAGATTCAATTGGGACAAACAAGAAA ATATTACATCGACTACAAATTAATGAAGAAAAAAGTGAAACAGTATGCTAATCAAATTGAAGCTGGGACATTAGATCATCAACATATTCTCAAGGATTTCAAGAGAATGCTGGATAATCAG ATTGAAACTGTGGTTCTCTTTATGTTGGAACAACAAGGCCATCTTGCAAGAAAAATCTCACACCTAAACAAGCAACACGAATCTATTCAGGATGAGCCTCACATATCGAAAATATGTGAGCTACGGGAAGCTTATAGGTCAGCTGGGCAAGATCTCTTGAAGCTTCTCTTTTTTGTTGAAATTAATGCCGTTGGTCTGCGGAAGATCcttaagaaatttgataagCGTTTTGGCTACAAGTTCACAGATTACTATGTGAAAACTCGCGCTAATCATCCTTATTCTCAGCTTCGACAAGTATTCAAGCATGTG GGGTTAGGAGCTGTTTTTGGAGCTATTTCTCGCAATCTTGCTGATCTTCAGGACCGCCAAGGAAACTACTCATCGATTTATGACCAGCCTTTACTTCTCCTCCAG GATCCTGTTGTCGATTTAATAAAATCAGCTATCGATAGATTAGCCCACTCAACGAACTTCCTCCACTTTTTGGGACAACATGCACTTATTATGCAAGAAGAGTTGCCTTCTCCATCGGAAGAACATGTTGATGATCAGACATACCATTTCATGTCGCTTATGCTGAACTTGGTGAACACATTTCTTTACATGGTGAATACATATATTATCGTTCCAACAGCAGATGACTACTCTATGAGCCTGGGAGCAGCAGCAACTGTCTGTGGAATAGTGATTGGGGCAATGGCAGTTGCGCAGatattttcttcagtttatTTTAGTGCTTGGTCTAATAAATCATACTTCAGACCTCTGATATTTAGCAGCATAGTCCTTTTTGTTGGCAATGTGATGTATGCATTGGCTTATGATTTCAATTCTTTAGCAGTGCTTCTGCTTGGTCGTCTATTTTGTGG GTTTGGCTCTGCCAGGGCTGTTAATCGCCGTTACATTAGTGACTGTGTGCCAGTCGAAATCCGGATGCAGGCTTCAGCAGGTTTTGTTAGTGCTAGTGCTCTAGGAATGGCTTGCGGCCCAGCACTAGCTGGCTTACTTCAAACTGAATTCAAGATCTACAATTTCACATTTAATCAAGTCACTCTGCCCGGTTGGGTAATGGTTCTGTTGTGGTTAATCTATATGATATGCTTGTGTTTTTCATTCCGAGAACCTGCTCGTGAGGCTGAAGTCAATCTCGACCCTCAAGAATCTAGTGCTG AGCAAGATAAGATTGAGAAGGGTCTCAGGCAACCGCTACTTCTACCATCAACTGAAAATGGACAAGACTCGGATCAAGAATGTGATGAAAGTGAAGAGTCTTTGGAGGGCTCTCGTCTACCAGCCAAATCTCTTGGATCAGCCTACAGATTACTTACGCCTTCAGTAAAG GTTCAGTTGTTGATTTACTTCATGCTTAAATATGCAATGGAGATTCTACTTTCAGAATCTAGTGTCGTCACAACCTACTATTTTTGTTGGACAACGGGAACAGTGTCTATTTTTCTTGCCTCCCTCGGCCTAATGGTTCTTCCAGTAAACTTCATTGTCGGAAGTTACATAAGCAATATGTATGAGGATAG GCAAATATTACTGGCATCTGAAATTGTTGTCTTACTTGGAATACTTTTCAGCTTCCATCTTATAATCCCTTATTCTGTTCCACAATATGTCTGCTCAGGCCTCATCATGTTTGTTTCTGCTGAAGTGCTGGAAG GAGTAAATTTGTCTCTTCTCTCCAGAGTAATGTCGTCAAGGCTTTCTCGTGGAACCTACAACGGCGGCCTTCTATCGACCGAAGCTGGAACACTCGCCCGAGTGATCGCAGATGCAACGATCACCCTCGCGGGGTATTTGGGAGAGGGTAAACTATTAAATGTGACCCTTTTACCTTCTCTTGTCATCTGTGTGGTATCCATAGTTGCTACTTGTTTTACCTACAATTCTTTGTATTGA
- the LOC142545363 gene encoding SPX domain-containing membrane protein At4g22990-like isoform X1 → MLNMVAFGKKLKQRRVEEWQGYYIDYKLMKKKVKQYANQIEAGTLDHQHILKDFKRMLDNQIETVVLFMLEQQGHLARKISHLNKQHESIQDEPHISKICELREAYRSAGQDLLKLLFFVEINAVGLRKILKKFDKRFGYKFTDYYVKTRANHPYSQLRQVFKHVGLGAVFGAISRNLADLQDRQGNYSSIYDQPLLLLQDPVVDLIKSAIDRLAHSTNFLHFLGQHALIMQEELPSPSEEHVDDQTYHFMSLMLNLVNTFLYMVNTYIIVPTADDYSMSLGAAATVCGIVIGAMAVAQIFSSVYFSAWSNKSYFRPLIFSSIVLFVGNVMYALAYDFNSLAVLLLGRLFCGFGSARAVNRRYISDCVPVEIRMQASAGFVSASALGMACGPALAGLLQTEFKIYNFTFNQVTLPGWVMVLLWLIYMICLCFSFREPAREAEVNLDPQESSAEQDKIEKGLRQPLLLPSTENGQDSDQECDESEESLEGSRLPAKSLGSAYRLLTPSVKVQLLIYFMLKYAMEILLSESSVVTTYYFCWTTGTVSIFLASLGLMVLPVNFIVGSYISNMYEDRQILLASEIVVLLGILFSFHLIIPYSVPQYVCSGLIMFVSAEVLEGVNLSLLSRVMSSRLSRGTYNGGLLSTEAGTLARVIADATITLAGYLGEGKLLNVTLLPSLVICVVSIVATCFTYNSLY, encoded by the exons ATGT TAAACATGGTTGCATTTGGGAAAAAGTTGAAGCAAAGAAGAGTTGAAGAATGGCAAGG ATATTACATCGACTACAAATTAATGAAGAAAAAAGTGAAACAGTATGCTAATCAAATTGAAGCTGGGACATTAGATCATCAACATATTCTCAAGGATTTCAAGAGAATGCTGGATAATCAG ATTGAAACTGTGGTTCTCTTTATGTTGGAACAACAAGGCCATCTTGCAAGAAAAATCTCACACCTAAACAAGCAACACGAATCTATTCAGGATGAGCCTCACATATCGAAAATATGTGAGCTACGGGAAGCTTATAGGTCAGCTGGGCAAGATCTCTTGAAGCTTCTCTTTTTTGTTGAAATTAATGCCGTTGGTCTGCGGAAGATCcttaagaaatttgataagCGTTTTGGCTACAAGTTCACAGATTACTATGTGAAAACTCGCGCTAATCATCCTTATTCTCAGCTTCGACAAGTATTCAAGCATGTG GGGTTAGGAGCTGTTTTTGGAGCTATTTCTCGCAATCTTGCTGATCTTCAGGACCGCCAAGGAAACTACTCATCGATTTATGACCAGCCTTTACTTCTCCTCCAG GATCCTGTTGTCGATTTAATAAAATCAGCTATCGATAGATTAGCCCACTCAACGAACTTCCTCCACTTTTTGGGACAACATGCACTTATTATGCAAGAAGAGTTGCCTTCTCCATCGGAAGAACATGTTGATGATCAGACATACCATTTCATGTCGCTTATGCTGAACTTGGTGAACACATTTCTTTACATGGTGAATACATATATTATCGTTCCAACAGCAGATGACTACTCTATGAGCCTGGGAGCAGCAGCAACTGTCTGTGGAATAGTGATTGGGGCAATGGCAGTTGCGCAGatattttcttcagtttatTTTAGTGCTTGGTCTAATAAATCATACTTCAGACCTCTGATATTTAGCAGCATAGTCCTTTTTGTTGGCAATGTGATGTATGCATTGGCTTATGATTTCAATTCTTTAGCAGTGCTTCTGCTTGGTCGTCTATTTTGTGG GTTTGGCTCTGCCAGGGCTGTTAATCGCCGTTACATTAGTGACTGTGTGCCAGTCGAAATCCGGATGCAGGCTTCAGCAGGTTTTGTTAGTGCTAGTGCTCTAGGAATGGCTTGCGGCCCAGCACTAGCTGGCTTACTTCAAACTGAATTCAAGATCTACAATTTCACATTTAATCAAGTCACTCTGCCCGGTTGGGTAATGGTTCTGTTGTGGTTAATCTATATGATATGCTTGTGTTTTTCATTCCGAGAACCTGCTCGTGAGGCTGAAGTCAATCTCGACCCTCAAGAATCTAGTGCTG AGCAAGATAAGATTGAGAAGGGTCTCAGGCAACCGCTACTTCTACCATCAACTGAAAATGGACAAGACTCGGATCAAGAATGTGATGAAAGTGAAGAGTCTTTGGAGGGCTCTCGTCTACCAGCCAAATCTCTTGGATCAGCCTACAGATTACTTACGCCTTCAGTAAAG GTTCAGTTGTTGATTTACTTCATGCTTAAATATGCAATGGAGATTCTACTTTCAGAATCTAGTGTCGTCACAACCTACTATTTTTGTTGGACAACGGGAACAGTGTCTATTTTTCTTGCCTCCCTCGGCCTAATGGTTCTTCCAGTAAACTTCATTGTCGGAAGTTACATAAGCAATATGTATGAGGATAG GCAAATATTACTGGCATCTGAAATTGTTGTCTTACTTGGAATACTTTTCAGCTTCCATCTTATAATCCCTTATTCTGTTCCACAATATGTCTGCTCAGGCCTCATCATGTTTGTTTCTGCTGAAGTGCTGGAAG GAGTAAATTTGTCTCTTCTCTCCAGAGTAATGTCGTCAAGGCTTTCTCGTGGAACCTACAACGGCGGCCTTCTATCGACCGAAGCTGGAACACTCGCCCGAGTGATCGCAGATGCAACGATCACCCTCGCGGGGTATTTGGGAGAGGGTAAACTATTAAATGTGACCCTTTTACCTTCTCTTGTCATCTGTGTGGTATCCATAGTTGCTACTTGTTTTACCTACAATTCTTTGTATTGA